A window of the Haloarcula rubripromontorii genome harbors these coding sequences:
- a CDS encoding DUF7139 domain-containing protein: MSGYRDTLRSAYHDYIGEPAKERDIYIGFGLFFAGVTLAVVGFCLFLYSNVLESGSTLYWQIREVALVVGFIGLPSVLLSVVVLLPVGLKTRLVSAVGAVFCLAATVILVDVFPYEWTTNEGINGSVWTISVYATGLVTLAASTGAALVAHYLEQATAPGESADSVESAESESASVSKADVDNDIEQALDGAELSWGGVEQQPKTKRLNLDMPDTDSDLDRTAIENSEATTTRADSNDVDDAVDGLRQLQGGQSKTDRSTGTEAQVNALTEFRNKQGADDDVETGVGEEKGVMSRLRSLLFD, encoded by the coding sequence GTGTCGGGCTATCGCGACACGCTCAGGTCGGCCTATCACGATTATATCGGCGAACCGGCGAAAGAGCGAGACATCTATATCGGGTTTGGCCTCTTTTTCGCTGGAGTCACGCTTGCCGTTGTCGGATTCTGCCTCTTTTTGTACAGTAACGTGCTTGAATCCGGGAGTACGCTGTACTGGCAGATCCGGGAGGTCGCACTCGTCGTCGGGTTCATCGGGCTTCCCTCCGTGCTATTGAGCGTCGTCGTGCTCCTCCCCGTGGGTCTCAAGACCCGACTTGTCAGTGCCGTTGGCGCAGTATTCTGTCTCGCTGCAACCGTAATTTTGGTTGATGTCTTCCCGTACGAATGGACAACCAACGAGGGTATCAACGGTAGCGTCTGGACGATTAGCGTCTACGCTACTGGTCTAGTTACGCTTGCAGCTTCGACAGGAGCGGCACTGGTCGCACATTACCTTGAGCAGGCGACAGCCCCGGGCGAATCGGCCGACTCGGTTGAGTCAGCCGAGAGTGAGTCAGCGTCGGTCAGCAAGGCAGATGTTGACAACGACATAGAGCAGGCTCTGGACGGGGCGGAACTGTCGTGGGGTGGCGTCGAACAACAGCCAAAGACCAAACGGCTGAATCTGGATATGCCGGACACAGACTCGGACCTCGACCGGACAGCTATCGAGAACTCCGAGGCGACCACGACACGGGCTGACAGTAACGACGTTGACGACGCAGTAGATGGACTCAGGCAGCTGCAGGGTGGCCAATCAAAAACGGACCGAAGTACTGGCACCGAAGCGCAGGTCAACGCGCTTACCGAGTTCCGGAATAAGCAGGGTGCAGACGATGATGTAGAAACTGGTGTCGGAGAGGAGAAGGGAGTTATGAGCCGTCTTCGGTCATTATTGTTCGACTAA
- a CDS encoding DUF7093 family protein, producing the protein MGMRCELFGHDFGASKIEESYDEGERGTVLTVREYRSCQRCGHIRNISENRGLISTTEESKANDGPPDKAEYSAETRQPAERQERVADETEATDTAQASETDPTESPESATTTPETVGDQSPDAEVSDASMTEISSTPPEKTDDAVILSESEPQEPADASTPPLNNDDAVIIDAATDTAHSPSETSDGPDSRNDRDRSPPTADDGENTSADSEPSYTCPRCAFELPASESSFFAGDVCPQCRVGYLEDTADSES; encoded by the coding sequence ATGGGGATGCGCTGTGAACTATTCGGACATGACTTCGGAGCCTCGAAAATAGAGGAGTCCTATGATGAAGGCGAGCGCGGCACTGTTCTAACCGTTCGGGAATATCGGTCTTGCCAGCGATGTGGCCACATCCGCAATATCTCCGAGAACCGGGGCTTGATATCCACGACAGAGGAATCGAAAGCAAACGATGGCCCGCCGGACAAGGCCGAATACAGCGCCGAGACTCGGCAGCCAGCGGAACGGCAAGAGAGGGTAGCAGACGAGACTGAAGCGACAGATACGGCACAGGCGTCGGAAACGGATCCGACTGAGTCTCCCGAATCAGCGACGACCACGCCGGAAACGGTCGGAGACCAATCCCCGGATGCGGAAGTGAGTGATGCGTCTATGACGGAGATTTCATCGACACCACCAGAGAAGACTGACGATGCTGTAATCCTGTCGGAATCAGAGCCACAGGAGCCAGCTGACGCCAGCACCCCGCCGCTGAACAACGACGATGCAGTCATCATCGATGCTGCTACAGATACTGCACACTCACCGTCTGAAACATCCGACGGGCCAGATAGTAGAAACGACCGGGACCGGAGCCCACCCACAGCGGATGACGGAGAGAATACTTCAGCCGACTCGGAGCCCAGTTATACGTGCCCGAGGTGTGCGTTCGAACTCCCTGCGAGTGAATCGTCGTTCTTTGCCGGTGATGTCTGTCCGCAGTGCCGAGTCGGCTACCTTGAGGATACAGCAGACAGCGAATCGTGA
- a CDS encoding DUF6498-containing protein, giving the protein MSSAALQRRADQQWLTLTLVLVSNSLPVAGVVVLGWRAAELLVLYWIEVVVMVAAYSVAALFAKQPVVLKDREFYIVGYGRREEVDEDTWSGEPEPINWFKSVLPEAVESRLPPMYRRNLPVVGRSLAVVLFLAILWGYLTNTLSNPVTALRSPTVILGSLIVCTSQLAELRREYFAPRTYEDWSAYMTVEAAQRVVAFYIMLAIVVVPVTIIGLLVFGFILDLVFGGLVIPAAAGGAAGVDLSVFAPVVVFSAGKAVVDWSRRAVGIRTDADGLAGWFTPENPHVREWEQERH; this is encoded by the coding sequence ATGTCTTCAGCAGCCCTCCAGCGACGTGCTGACCAGCAGTGGCTCACACTGACTCTTGTTCTCGTCTCGAATTCACTTCCGGTGGCAGGAGTCGTGGTTCTGGGATGGCGTGCAGCCGAACTTCTGGTCCTCTACTGGATCGAAGTCGTCGTGATGGTGGCTGCCTACAGCGTGGCAGCATTGTTCGCGAAACAGCCAGTCGTCTTAAAAGACCGCGAGTTCTATATCGTTGGCTACGGGAGACGCGAGGAGGTCGACGAGGACACCTGGAGCGGCGAGCCCGAACCGATAAACTGGTTCAAAAGCGTGCTTCCGGAGGCAGTCGAGTCACGCCTCCCTCCGATGTACCGACGGAACCTCCCTGTCGTCGGACGGTCGCTAGCTGTCGTGCTGTTTCTCGCCATACTGTGGGGCTATCTAACTAACACCCTGTCGAATCCGGTGACCGCTCTTCGGTCACCGACTGTCATACTCGGGTCCCTGATAGTCTGTACGTCGCAACTCGCTGAACTCCGACGGGAGTATTTCGCACCGAGGACATACGAAGACTGGTCGGCATATATGACAGTTGAGGCGGCACAGCGGGTCGTGGCCTTTTATATTATGCTGGCGATTGTCGTGGTTCCGGTGACGATTATCGGTCTGTTGGTATTCGGATTCATACTCGATCTGGTTTTCGGTGGACTCGTCATTCCTGCCGCTGCGGGTGGGGCAGCCGGAGTGGATCTATCGGTTTTCGCTCCTGTGGTCGTTTTTTCAGCGGGGAAAGCCGTAGTCGACTGGTCACGGCGGGCCGTCGGCATACGAACCGATGCGGACGGCCTTGCAGGCTGGTTCACTCCGGAGAACCCACACGTACGTGAGTGGGAGCAAGAGCGGCACTGA
- a CDS encoding DUF4870 domain-containing protein produces MSSTPPTPGPKLLDERSLSGILIHFFAIPTGVVGAGLLYLLATDEFTKRNARNALDWHLTVLLITAITLGSFLTYTELTGQGITEVSVLPSSVSTVAGVAISGLFVLWFGVTLWTFAVGLIAMVKAIFGTAWRYPFSLALVEQFESRIDLPGGWPLIIFGYVVLSPLVIWAVFFASTTALVSILAAFGLIGLILVLTPLTVVAMYLHSQGDWLQDTTQQSYVLAHVGVPIFVAAIGYAVSLEFTQSIYPQGDAMYVFLAAFWISAIVYLLRWWTRPSQ; encoded by the coding sequence ATGTCCTCCACACCACCCACGCCCGGACCCAAACTGCTCGATGAACGCTCGCTCAGTGGCATCCTCATCCATTTCTTCGCGATTCCAACCGGGGTCGTCGGAGCTGGACTCCTGTACCTCCTCGCCACTGACGAGTTCACGAAGCGAAACGCCCGTAATGCGCTTGACTGGCACCTCACCGTGTTACTGATAACAGCCATCACGCTCGGCTCTTTCCTCACTTATACCGAACTTACTGGGCAGGGCATTACCGAGGTTTCTGTTCTTCCGTCGTCCGTGTCGACGGTCGCCGGTGTCGCTATCTCCGGACTTTTTGTCCTTTGGTTCGGTGTCACGCTCTGGACATTCGCTGTCGGACTCATTGCGATGGTAAAAGCTATCTTCGGGACAGCATGGCGGTATCCGTTCTCGTTAGCTCTCGTCGAGCAGTTTGAATCACGTATCGATCTCCCCGGAGGATGGCCGCTTATTATATTCGGCTACGTTGTCTTGTCACCACTCGTCATCTGGGCCGTTTTCTTCGCTTCAACAACTGCTCTCGTGTCGATTCTTGCTGCGTTCGGACTTATCGGCTTGATACTGGTTTTGACCCCGCTAACAGTGGTCGCGATGTATCTTCATAGCCAGGGAGATTGGCTGCAGGATACCACCCAACAGTCATATGTTCTCGCACACGTCGGCGTCCCCATCTTTGTCGCTGCTATCGGCTATGCAGTTTCACTGGAGTTCACACAGTCAATATACCCGCAAGGCGATGCGATGTATGTCTTCCTTGCGGCATTCTGGATATCCGCAATCGTCTACTTGCTTCGGTGGTGGACGAGACCGTCACAATAG